From the Deinococcus aetherius genome, the window AACCTCCAGAACGTCGATTACTGGTGGCTGCTGAACAAGGGGGCGGTCGAGGTCGCGGCACAGCCCGGCGTGGTCATCAATCCCAAGTTTGCCGCACAGCTCAAGGCCGCCAGGATGACCGTGAACGGCAAGCCGGTCAGCGTCTATGACCGCGTGATGGCCCTGAACGCCGACATGAAGAGCGCCAGGCCCAAGTTCGACCCCTACACCGGGCCCATCAAGGACCGCAACGGCATCCTGCGTGTGGCCGCGGGCAAGGTTGCCAGCGTGGCCGATCTCAACAGCATGAGCTGGATGGCCCCCGGCGTGACCGGCGCCGTGGCCGACGAGCCGAAGAAGTAAGCGGGAAGAGAAAAGACGAGCCCCCACACGGCGCATCCCGCCGGGGCAGGCGCCTGTGAAGGGTCGGACTTCAGATGTTGAGGACCCTATCCAAGGTCGTGCGGTTGCGGCAAGGTGAACTTACTCCGCCCGTGTGGACATCGAGTGAAGGCCCGACAAGAGGAAGTCGAGGTTCCCGGTGGGGAAACGCCGCACCTTCACCGCCGAACTCAACCAGGAAGCCGTTCAGCTCACCCGGCAGGGTTGTGGCAAGTTGTTGGGGTAGGGTGTTCTGGCAACTTAACCTCGGTAAGCTAGCGAGCTGTGAGTGACCGGAAGCCGTGTCGCCATCGTTTTCCCCTGAGCGTCATCGACTACGCCTTGCGGCTCTACCACCGCTTCCCCCTCAGCCAGCGTGACGTTCAGGAGCTCCTACAGGAGCGCGGGATCATCGTCAGCCACGAGACTCTGCGACAGTGGAATAGGAAGTTTGTTCCGCTCCTGACAGAAGAACTGCGCCAGCGGGAACCCCGTCGGAGTTCTCGGTGGCCTCTGGACGAGGTGTGGATACTGTCGGCCAATTCATGCAGTCAAGCGCAGGGAGGCAAAGCGAGACGTCCTGGTCGAGCTTCTCGGGGTGCCAGCCAGCCAGGTCGTCACTCTTACGGCATTGATGGCAGCTGCGACGTTGGCATGCTGGAGCGCTGTTTTTGCGAGGCCCATGTAGCGGGGACGCCGAAGTCCACAGGCTCGAACCGCCTGAGAAATCGTGCCTTCAATTCCTGCACGCAGGTGGTACCGAGCTCACCACGTCGTGGACTGCTCCTCTTCTCGTGCCCGGAGCAGCGCTTCGTGCTGCTCCCTGGGATGCAGCACACTATGGCGGGGAGAGCTTTTTGATCGTGTACACAGCGACCGGACGGCACAGGGCGAACAGTCGGATCGGCTGAACTGCAGTTGGATGATCTCGTTCCCAAAGGCGTCCTCTCCGGGACGCCATGTTGTCGAGGCGTTGCCTTGCGGGCACGTTGCCTGCTGTCGCTCCCAGTCGATCCGAAAATTGGGGAGGTCATCGCCTTGACCGGCCTTGGCTTGCCAACTGCTGTTGACCCTCAGTGGGCCAATTCAGGTGATCTGCTCTTGCTGACTGGTCACGAGCAGTTCAGCGTCGGTCTACCCGGCATCTACCAGGTGCTCCTGTGGACACAGGTTTTTCTTGATGAGCTTGCGTTGAATGGTCCGCGTACTGGCGACATCAGGGATTTCGGCAGAGCACGTATCGCTGTCGACGATCAGGTGGACGTCGTTCTGATCGCAAGTTTCGGTGTAGTGCACTTTGTAGCCCAGCCATTTCACGCCCCGCTTGTCGCTGAAATGGGCTTCAGGAGCGTAAGGGGAATGCACGCGCTCACCGGTTGGTAGCCATTCCCCAGGCTCCTTCCCACGGCAAGCGGTGGCTTGCCGTTCAAAGTGGTGCTCCCACACCTGGCGGAGAATTCGCACTGCAGGACGTTCACCCAGGACCGTCATCGACTCCCCAGCAGCGTGAGTCTGAATTGCGTCCAGCAAAGCAAATCCGTCCTGACCCACCTGAACAAGATAGGTCGTGCGGGCCGGCAGGGTGTGCGGCAGGTGTTTTTCTTCACTCCGCCATGAATACCGGTCGAACCAGGCCAGCGGAGTTACGCCCCGCAACCAGCCCGGCACCACGGTGGCCAGGTCGTTTAACGCCGCCCGCAACGTTTCGGCGACCAGTTCCGTCAAATGAATTTCGCGTCCTGCCGCCAGGACGTGGGTCGAGTCGGTTCGTTGCTTTCCTCGCGCCTTGAGCAGCTGTTCTGCTCGAAACCGCTCCACCATCAAGTCGAGCAGCAGCGCGTGTGCGCTGCTGCCCACGAGACGGCTGCGAAATTCGGACAGCACGCTGAAGTGGAATCCGGGATCCGTCAATTCCAAGGCCAGCGCCTATTTCCAGTCGATCCGTCCCCGAACCGCGTCTGCCGCTTGACGATCACTCAAATTTTCCATGAACTGCAGCACCGTGACCAGCGCTAGCCGCCAGGGAGAGAACGCAGGTGGGCCTCGCCGCGAATACAGGGTCTGGAATGATTCATCCTGATACAGCTGCTGGAAGGCATCCCTCAGCTTCGTTGCCACAGTGCCCTTGGGGAAGGCGAGCTGGGCCACCCGAGCTGTTTCTTCAGGGATGGGCACCAGGGGCTGGATTTTTAGGGACATGTGCAGAGTCTGCCCCCACCGATGAATTGGCCGACAGTATCAGGTCTGCGTCAAGGTCGGCGGGGTGGGGCACTGGTTGTGGCGGGCGGTCGACAAACACGGGAACGTGCTGGACATCCTTCTTCAGGAACACCGCGACACCGAGGCGGCCAAGTCTTTTTTCGTGCGCCTGTTGAGGGAGTACGACGTGCCGGAGATCATTCACACCGACAAGTTGTGGGCCTATAGGGCGGCCCTGCGTGAGCTTCCCGTGCTCCACGGTGTGGAGCACATCCAGGTCATCTCCACCGCCCGCTGCAACAACCTCGTGGAACAGTCGCATCGAGCAACACGGCAGCAGGAGCGCAGTCAGCTCGGCTTCAAACAACGGCAGAGAACGCAGGAATTCCTCGCCCTGCACGCTCGAGTCTCGAACCTTCACCGCCACGCCCGAACCACCGTCTCTGCAGCCATCCGAAGAAGGAACCAAGCCGCAGCAGTTCTCCTCTGGCGGGCAGCCATGCAGCAGGCGGCTTGATTTTCAAGCCGCCTGCTGAGCTGCTATGGCCCTGCTGGGGTTAAGTTGCCAGAACTCCATTGATCGACCTCCAGGGAGCAGGGTGTAAGCCCGGGTGCTCACCGATGAACGCCTGCTTCGTAGATTTCAAGCTGCCGAGTCGCCGCCTGTGGCGCAAACAGCCGCACGTTGTCCTGGGTGGCGAGCAGTTGGCGCCGGACCCGCGTTTCTCCCACCCCAGCGGGCGCGTAGCACACGAACAAGGCCTGGGTGGTCGCCGCCGTGACGCGCGTCCGCCGGTCCTGCCCGTACAGGATCGTGCACACCACGCCCCCCTCGTCCGCCATCATCATGTCGTTCGCCCGCAGCGTCCGTACCTTGCCGTTCATGCCCTCGAACACCTCACCACCCCCCGTCACGTCGATGCGGAGCGGCCACACGAGGCGATCCGCGTCATGATTCGCCGTCAGCACGAGCGTGTCCAGTTCCGCCACGAAGCTGGCATCCACCAGCGGGCTGACGCTCGGCAGCGACTTTGCCTTGTGGACGACGGACTCCAGTTGCAGTTGCACGTGGTACGTCTGGCCAAACCGCTTGTAATACGCCCGGTACGCCTTCAGCACGTCGAGTTCGAGCAGGTCCTGACGGGAGAGGTCGCCGAATTGGGCGCGCAGCCTCTCTTCCAGGGCCCGCTTGCGCGCGTCGAGCGTAGCGTTCGGCGCTGTGTTGTCAATGCCCTCCATCAGGAGCACGCCCACGTGTCCACCGGGAAAAGTAGCGTGCCAGGCGTCACTCACCGCGATGTCAGTCATGAGAGGCTCCTTGCCGCGCGAAGACGAAGGTCGCGCACAGGACGCACGCGAGGCCGAGCGCGTGCCACGGGGTGAGTCGTTCGCCCAGCAGCAGGGCCGAGAGGGCCACGGCGCTCACGGGGAGCCACCCGGTGTACACGGCGGCGGTGCTCGCTGTCAGATGACGCACTCCGGCGAACCACAGGAGGTACGCCAGGACGGTCGCCCCGAGTGCGTAGTACCCGAGGGCGAACACGTCCCCCGGAGTGAGGCGCGCGAAGTCGAAGGTGATCGCCTCGAAGAGCCCGAGGGGGAGAAACAGCACGAGTGCCAGGCTCGTCACGAGCGTCGTGGCCGTGAGGGGTCCCAGGCGGGCGCCGGACAGTCGGCTCAGGACATTCCAAGAGGCCTCCCCGACCACGGCCCCCAGCACGAGTGCACCCCCGAGCAGGAGCCTCGCACCCTCACTGGCGGCGGCGCCGGGGACGGTCAGGACGAGGATGCCGAGGGCGGTCAGCAGGACGCCCAGGAGGGCGCGAACGGTCAGCCGTTCGCGCAGCAGGATCCAGGCGAGCAGGGCCGTCACGGCGGGCACGCTGCTGGTCAGGATGCCTGCCGAGGCGGCGGAGGTCAGGGGCACCCCGTAGAAGAGGAAGACCCGGAAGCCGACGATGCCGAGCAGGGCTTGCAGCCACAGGGGACGCCAGGCCTCACGCGGGACGCGCACGGGACCTTCGAGGCGCCAGGTGAGGAGCCACAGCACGCCCACGGCGGGGAGCAGGATCAGGGTGTTGGCGAGGAAGATCGGGAGGCTCGCGCCCACGATCTTGCTCAGGACGACGGAGCTGCCCGCGAGCAGCATGGCGAGCGCGAGCTGTCCACGGGCGAGGACGCTCCGGCGCACGTCCGGGAGGGCAACCAGCATGACGGCACGCTACGGCCCCCGAGCCTCACAGGGCTAGAACGTTCTTGACGCCCTGGCGGTATTGCCCGGGGGTGACCCCGAAGGTACGGCGGAAGTGCCGCCCGAAGTGGCTCTGGTCCGTGAATCCTGCCCTAAGTGCGGCTTGCGCGACCGTTTCACCCCCGCGCAGGAAACGTTTGGCGTGGCGCAGCCGCACCTGAAGCTGGTAGGCGTGGGGAGGCAGCCCGTAAGCGCGGCGGAAGGCGCGCAGCAACGTGTACGGGTTCAGTTCGGCGAGGCGGGCGAGTTCGTCGAGGGTGACGTTGCGCGCGAAGTCGTCTTTGAGGATCGTGCGCACAAGGTGCAGTGCCTGGGGTTCTTGCCCTACCGTGGGCAATGGAGGCGGTTTGGCCGCGTGACGGAGGACGAGGCCCGTGAGGGCCTCGCGCATCAGGGACTCCCGCGTGAGGCTGGGCGCGTGCTCCTCGAAGGCCCGGTGGGCGGTCACGAGCGCGTGGAAGAGGACCGGGTCGTCGATCACGACGGGCAGGCGGGGCAGCAAGTCCGCCCGGCTCCCCAGGGGCACAAACGCGCCGACCAGCAGCCCGGCGTCCGGGTAGAAGTTCCGGTACGTCCACCCGTCTCGGGTCTCCGCGTGCCCGGTGTGGACCTCGTCCGGGTGAATCAGGCCGATCACTCCGGGCCGTAGCGTGTGGGTGGCCCCCCGGCACTCGAAGCTCATGGCGCCCTGGGCGAGCAGGCCGATGCTGTAGGTGTCATGGGTGTGGCGGGCGAAGGCATGGGTGGTGAAGGTCCCATGCAGGAAGTCCACGCCGCCGAGTTCGGGAGCGCGCCAGCTCTGCACCCGGACACGGGGCGTCACGTGGGAACCTGCGGGGGCACGCGCCCATCATGCCACCCAAAGAGCCGGACCTAAACGGCTGTTTTCGGGCGCTTGGGCTTACAACGCGTATTTCGACCTCGCCACCATGAGTCGGCAACTGGCCGGGGGCTGAGTCAGGGTCAGCCAGCCCTGAGGAGGGTGCCCCCATGGTCGGCCCGGACCAATTGCACTTCGAGCGTACCTCAGCCCGCCTGGACTAGGCCCTAACCCGGCGGATGTGTCACCAGCAGCAAAGTGGCGGGGTATGCCTCCAGTAAAGCTGGAGACGTGCCCCGAGACGCTTCGCCTGTTCTGGGCTCAAGACCCGCTTTCGACATTTGGGTCCGCTGAGCGTAAACGCCGTCCAGGACGAGGTCTCGCTCCTCAGCCTCTGGTAGGTCCCCGGCGGAGACACCAGTTCCTGACGCCAGCAGTTGGTCCCGTCACCAAGGGCCTCAGAGCGTGTGGGGAATGGTGTTTGCGCTTATCGAACCAAGATGGCGAAACCGTATCTTAAGCCCAACTAGGCATAGCACGCGGGTTCACCCGCAGTTGCTCGGCGAGGGAGGCCAGAACCGCTTCTGGCGGTGCTTCCCCAGGGCACATGGCCCGCCCCAGATGGCGTAGCACGGTGAGCTGCACGGCGTACCCCAGCTTGTTGAAGTCCCGTCTCCGCTCTCGCACGAGCAGCAGGTCGGCGGCATCGAGCAGGTCGTGCCGCGAGAGGATGCGCTCGTCGAGCTGCGGGAAGCGGGTGAACTGTTCACGCTGGGCGGAGGTCAACAGCGGCGGGAGAGTGGTCAAGGAAGCCTCCAGGTGTCCCAGTCGCGGGTGCTGCGGCTGTGCGCCGAGGGGCGGTCATATCGGGAGATCGCCCGCGAGCTGCGCCTGAGCAAGAACACCGTCATGAACATCGTAAAACGCGCTTCCCCAGCAGGGTCCGGGGAGGACGAGGCGGCTTAGCACACAAAAATTGCTAGAGCTTGTCCGCTCCCCGGCAGGGGGTCGCACCGAGAGGGCGCCAGAACCTTGAAAATGGTTCTGGCGTTGACAACCTCATAGCAGGCCAGTGCAGCTTTCCTGCCCCAGGCTTCGCTGAGGCGCTCACGCCGAAGTCCAAGCCCTTGCCGCGCCCGCCGCGTACGCCGCGAACGGCGTCGCCGGGCGGCCTGTAACCTGGGCAACGGTGCCGGTCACGGTGGCGCCCGCCCCGTCGCGGATGGCCTCCTGGTCCCGCACCACCATGGCCGCGTAGTCGGCCGGGATACCGGAACCCACCAGAATTCCGGTCAACTCGTCCGGAGAAATCTGGCGGTAGCCGATGTCCCGGCCGATCACTTGACCTATGGTCGCCGCAGCCTGCGCGAACGTGAGCGCCTCGGGTCCGGTGACGGCGTAGGTGGCGCCCGAATGCCCGTCCTCCGTCAGTGCGGCAGCGGCGACGGCCGCGATGTCACCAGCATCGACGAGGGCGACCGCACCGCTGCCGGTGACGGAGGCCACTGCGCCCGCCCGCAGAATGCCGGGCAGCAAAAACCCCTCCGAGAAGTTCTGCGCGAACCCCGAGGGCCGCAAAATGGTCCACGCCAGCCCTGAGGCCATCACCTGCCGCTCCACCTTGCGCCTGCCAGAATCAGGGTCTTCGTTCGGAAATTCGGTGCCCAGGGACGACAGGAGCACCACCCTCGTCACGCCCTCCCGCTCGGCTGACTCGAGAAAAGGCCCGACGACGGGCGTGGGGTCCTCCACGAGGTCGGGGGCGACCAGGTAGAGCGCATCGGCACCCCGCAAGGCGGGAAGGTGGGTCTCACGGCGATCCCAGTCGAAATGGACGCGGCCCTCACCCGCCTTGCGGCTGGCGGCTCGCACCTTCAAACCACTCGCGGTCAGTCGTGGCACGAGGCGGCGACCTGTCTTCCCCGTGGAACCCAGAACAAGTACAGTCTCGGTCATGTGTTTCTCCTCTGGCCGGCTAGGAACGCTAGGAACGGCCGAGGTCAAGCTACGTGAGCGGCCCGCGACATTGAATACTTGATACTCTCCAAAACATGTTCGAGCGTATCGATTCCCTTCCCGATGTGCTCACCCAGGTGTTAGGGGCGGTGCACCTGGGTAGTTCGCTGTCGGCGCGCACCGAACTCGGGGCCCCGTGGGCGACCCACGCCGGAGGAGTCGGACAACGGGCGGGGTTCCACATCGTGGTCGAGGGGCGCTGCTGGGCGCGGGCGGACGGAAGCAGCGAACAGGTCGAACTCGGTCCGGGCGACATCGTTCTCTTTCCCCACGGCACGGGCCATACCCTGTGCGACCATCCGGCCACCCCGCCTATCGAGTTTGAGCCCCTGGTGGCCTCAATACGACCGGGCGAATCGAGGGCCCTGCCGACCGGGGGAAGCGGCCCCTCCACGGTGCTGCTGTGCGGCTCGTATTCCCTCTCGGCGGACGGCTCGCATCCTCTCCTGCGCGGTTTTCCGCACCTGCTGCACGTACCCGCCGAGGGCGGCCAGGGGAGGGCGCTTCGGGCGACGGTTGACCTGCTGGCGGAGGAGGCCCTTCACCCCGGCTCCGGCGGCGGGCTCGTCGTCGGCCGCCTGGTCGATCTCGTGTTCGTCTACGCGCTGCGCGACTGGCTGGCCCACCACGCGGACGCCCGGCACCGGAGCTGGTTCGGAGCGCTTCAGAATCCGCTGGTCGGGCCAGCCATCCACGCCATTCATGGCGGTCCGGCGTTCCCCTGGACGGTGGCGGCCCTGGCCCAGCTCTGCGGCCTGTCGCGTGCGGCCTTTTCCCGCCGCTTTCACCAGGCGGTCGGTGAGCCGCCCCTGACGTACGTCGCCCGCTGGCGCATGACGGTGGCGGCCGAACTGCTGGAGGAAGGGACGCGCGTTGCGGACGTGGCCCAGCAGGTGGGCTACGAGAATGAATTTGCCTTTGCCAAGGCGTTCAAGCGGGTCCGGGGCAGGGCGCCGGGACAGGTTCGCCGCGCCGCGCACTTTAAAGCGCTCCCAGGGGCCTGATACCGGCGAGGATCAGGGCAGAAGGTCGGACTTTTGGGCAAGGATGACCCGGGGCACGTCCGTACTAGGCTAAACCTAGCAAAGCTCCAGAAACTGGCCAACCGTCGTGCGAACACGTATTGCTGATGTTCGTGATCACGCAACAGCGTTTCGCAACGCCGGAACCCGCGCCCCATCACGCCATCACCATCGTTGCGCAGACGTCCGGTATCGCTTTCCCATCGCCCTAACCCCCTGCCTTACCAAGTCGCAGAGGGAGCGGCTGCGCCCGGGGCTTGCATCTGACACGGTGTGAGGCCGCACAGTGCAGGGCGTGACGGTATCCATTGGTGACTTTGCCCGGCTCGGCGGCGTGTCCGTCCGCATGCTCCGCCACTACGACCACATCGGCCTGCTGTTGCCCGCCAACGTCGACCCCCAGACCGGCCACCGCCGCTACGCCCTGGATCAGCTCGTCACCCTCAACCGGGTGGTGGCCCTCAAAACGCTGGGCTTCACCCTGGAGGAGGTGGCCGATCTGATCCAGGGCGGCGTGGCTCCGTCCGAACTGCGCGGGATGCTGCGCCTACGCCGCGCCCAACTGGAACGTCAGGTGCACCATCACCGGCACACGCTGGAACGCGTGGCCGCCCGCCTTCGCCTCATCGAACAGGAGGATGTTATGCCCGAGACCGTCCACGTGAAACACATTCCCGCGCAGCCATTGGCGGCGCTCTCGATGGTGGCCCCAGACCCGAGCCGCCATACGGTGGGGCCACTGGTGCAGGAGCTGTTCTCGAGGGTCGCTGATCACATGGATCACGCCGGAGGCGACCGCACGACCCCCATCGCCCGCTATGCGCCGGTCTCCACAGGCGGCCCGGAAGTGCGCCTCACCGCCGGGTACGTCGTCGTGGGGGACGCGGTGCCGGAGCTGGAGTTGGAGCCTCTGGCGGCCGTGGAGGTGGCGGCGGCAGTACATCGCGGCCGCATGGACGGAATCGCCGGCGCGTATCAGGCGCTGGCCAACTGGGCGCAGGTCAACGGACGCCAGGCATGTGTGGAGGCGGGGTGCTGGCGTGAAGTGTACTTAGAGGCGAATGGCGAAGACCAGCGGGAATGGCTAGTAGAAGTCCAGCTTGAACTGGGCTGAGGATCGCGAGGGGAAAGAGGCCTGTTCCTGCCTGTGATGGCGGCAATTGGGTTGTGGGTTGCGCTTGGTGCGGCCAGCCAGCAGATCGAGCTTCGCCACGCCTGGCCGCCAATGGCACCTTTACCAGGTGAAGACCCACCAAGTGGGCGCACGAGGCTGTCGACACCACCACACCCGCCGGCCGGATGATGATGCAGATGGTCGGCGCCTTCGCCGAGTTCGAGCGGGCCATGATCCGCGAGCGCACCCTGGCGGGCTTGGAACAGGCCCGGCTGGAAGGGCGCGTCGGCGGGCGTCGGCGCAAACTCCTCCCGCACCAGGAGCAGGACATCCGCGAGTCGGTGCAGGCCGGGCGGCGCACCGCGGCGCAGTGCGCCCGGTTGTTC encodes:
- a CDS encoding transposase; protein product: MSLKIQPLVPIPEETARVAQLAFPKGTVATKLRDAFQQLYQDESFQTLYSRRGPPAFSPWRLALVTVLQFMENLSDRQAADAVRGRIDWK
- a CDS encoding phenylalanine--tRNA ligase beta subunit-related protein, producing the protein MTDIAVSDAWHATFPGGHVGVLLMEGIDNTAPNATLDARKRALEERLRAQFGDLSRQDLLELDVLKAYRAYYKRFGQTYHVQLQLESVVHKAKSLPSVSPLVDASFVAELDTLVLTANHDADRLVWPLRIDVTGGGEVFEGMNGKVRTLRANDMMMADEGGVVCTILYGQDRRTRVTAATTQALFVCYAPAGVGETRVRRQLLATQDNVRLFAPQAATRQLEIYEAGVHR
- a CDS encoding DMT family transporter; translated protein: MLVALPDVRRSVLARGQLALAMLLAGSSVVLSKIVGASLPIFLANTLILLPAVGVLWLLTWRLEGPVRVPREAWRPLWLQALLGIVGFRVFLFYGVPLTSAASAGILTSSVPAVTALLAWILLRERLTVRALLGVLLTALGILVLTVPGAAASEGARLLLGGALVLGAVVGEASWNVLSRLSGARLGPLTATTLVTSLALVLFLPLGLFEAITFDFARLTPGDVFALGYYALGATVLAYLLWFAGVRHLTASTAAVYTGWLPVSAVALSALLLGERLTPWHALGLACVLCATFVFARQGASHD
- a CDS encoding helix-turn-helix transcriptional regulator, which gives rise to MTPRVRVQSWRAPELGGVDFLHGTFTTHAFARHTHDTYSIGLLAQGAMSFECRGATHTLRPGVIGLIHPDEVHTGHAETRDGWTYRNFYPDAGLLVGAFVPLGSRADLLPRLPVVIDDPVLFHALVTAHRAFEEHAPSLTRESLMREALTGLVLRHAAKPPPLPTVGQEPQALHLVRTILKDDFARNVTLDELARLAELNPYTLLRAFRRAYGLPPHAYQLQVRLRHAKRFLRGGETVAQAALRAGFTDQSHFGRHFRRTFGVTPGQYRQGVKNVLAL
- a CDS encoding DUF4158 domain-containing protein — its product is MTTLPPLLTSAQREQFTRFPQLDERILSRHDLLDAADLLLVRERRRDFNKLGYAVQLTVLRHLGRAMCPGEAPPEAVLASLAEQLRVNPRAMPSWA
- a CDS encoding helix-turn-helix domain-containing protein, which encodes MSQSRVLRLCAEGRSYREIARELRLSKNTVMNIVKRASPAGSGEDEAA
- a CDS encoding NAD(P)H-binding protein, with the translated sequence MTETVLVLGSTGKTGRRLVPRLTASGLKVRAASRKAGEGRVHFDWDRRETHLPALRGADALYLVAPDLVEDPTPVVGPFLESAEREGVTRVVLLSSLGTEFPNEDPDSGRRKVERQVMASGLAWTILRPSGFAQNFSEGFLLPGILRAGAVASVTGSGAVALVDAGDIAAVAAAALTEDGHSGATYAVTGPEALTFAQAAATIGQVIGRDIGYRQISPDELTGILVGSGIPADYAAMVVRDQEAIRDGAGATVTGTVAQVTGRPATPFAAYAAGAARAWTSA
- a CDS encoding AraC family transcriptional regulator — encoded protein: MFERIDSLPDVLTQVLGAVHLGSSLSARTELGAPWATHAGGVGQRAGFHIVVEGRCWARADGSSEQVELGPGDIVLFPHGTGHTLCDHPATPPIEFEPLVASIRPGESRALPTGGSGPSTVLLCGSYSLSADGSHPLLRGFPHLLHVPAEGGQGRALRATVDLLAEEALHPGSGGGLVVGRLVDLVFVYALRDWLAHHADARHRSWFGALQNPLVGPAIHAIHGGPAFPWTVAALAQLCGLSRAAFSRRFHQAVGEPPLTYVARWRMTVAAELLEEGTRVADVAQQVGYENEFAFAKAFKRVRGRAPGQVRRAAHFKALPGA
- a CDS encoding MerR family transcriptional regulator, with translation MTVSIGDFARLGGVSVRMLRHYDHIGLLLPANVDPQTGHRRYALDQLVTLNRVVALKTLGFTLEEVADLIQGGVAPSELRGMLRLRRAQLERQVHHHRHTLERVAARLRLIEQEDVMPETVHVKHIPAQPLAALSMVAPDPSRHTVGPLVQELFSRVADHMDHAGGDRTTPIARYAPVSTGGPEVRLTAGYVVVGDAVPELELEPLAAVEVAAAVHRGRMDGIAGAYQALANWAQVNGRQACVEAGCWREVYLEANGEDQREWLVEVQLELG